In Bradyrhizobium sp. G127, one genomic interval encodes:
- a CDS encoding HPr kinase/phosphatase C-terminal domain-containing protein — translation MPASPARASWSGSRQYETALVTPNDNPSVHASAVLAGYQAVLIRGPSGAGKSRLAFDLILAGRAGQLPATTLIGDDRVRLMVRDGRLTVRSVEELAGKIELRGLGIRTVGFAPEGDVGLVVDLDAADAERLPPPWALITTISGVKVPRIPVAPGHAALPLVLAFLTTT, via the coding sequence ATGCCCGCATCGCCGGCGCGCGCTTCGTGGTCCGGCTCCCGGCAATATGAGACCGCGCTCGTGACGCCGAACGACAACCCTAGCGTCCATGCCTCGGCGGTGCTGGCGGGATATCAGGCCGTGCTGATTCGCGGCCCCTCCGGCGCGGGCAAATCGCGGCTGGCGTTCGATCTCATTCTGGCCGGCCGCGCAGGGCAGCTTCCCGCCACCACCCTGATCGGCGACGATCGTGTTCGCCTGATGGTTCGCGACGGCAGGCTGACCGTGCGGAGCGTCGAGGAACTGGCGGGTAAAATCGAGCTTCGCGGGCTCGGGATCCGGACTGTCGGCTTTGCCCCAGAAGGCGACGTCGGGCTGGTGGTCGATCTTGACGCAGCCGATGCCGAGCGTCTTCCACCCCCCTGGGCGCTGATAACCACGATTTCCGGGGTGAAAGTGCCTCGCATCCCGGTCGCGCCCGGCCATGCCGCCCTGCCCCTGGTGCTGGCATTCCTTACAACAACTTAA
- the mepA gene encoding penicillin-insensitive murein endopeptidase, with amino-acid sequence MSAVTLTAGPARAQDKGSVNPKPLPPLTNPNDPTLAAKELFGRKPLPASLAVRSIGFYAKGCIAGAVALPINGSAWQVMRLSRNRNWGHPDLIALLERLAVKAQKTAGWPGLLVGDMSQPRGGPMLTGHASHQVGLDADIWLTPMPNRQLSREEREETSAVMMVRKDRLDIDPQTWTPSHLPVIRAAAQEPQVERIFVNAAIKKALCREAKGDRSWLSKVRPMYGHDYHFHVRMKCPPGSTNCEAQPPPNESEGCSAGDLAYWFSDAVLHPKSPVTPPKPKPPMTLADLPAECRQVLLAP; translated from the coding sequence ATGTCTGCTGTCACACTGACGGCAGGTCCGGCGCGGGCGCAGGACAAAGGCAGCGTCAATCCGAAGCCGCTGCCGCCGCTCACCAATCCCAATGATCCGACTCTTGCGGCCAAGGAATTGTTCGGCCGCAAACCGCTGCCCGCGTCCCTCGCGGTAAGATCGATCGGTTTCTACGCCAAGGGCTGCATCGCCGGCGCCGTCGCGCTGCCGATCAACGGATCGGCATGGCAGGTGATGCGGCTCTCGCGTAACCGCAACTGGGGACATCCGGACCTGATCGCGCTGCTCGAGCGGCTGGCGGTGAAGGCCCAGAAGACCGCGGGATGGCCGGGATTGCTGGTGGGCGACATGTCGCAACCGCGCGGCGGGCCGATGCTCACCGGCCATGCCAGCCATCAGGTGGGACTGGACGCCGATATCTGGCTGACGCCGATGCCGAACCGGCAGCTCTCGCGCGAGGAACGCGAGGAAACATCCGCGGTGATGATGGTGCGGAAGGATCGCCTCGACATCGATCCCCAGACATGGACGCCGTCGCATCTTCCGGTCATCCGCGCCGCGGCGCAGGAGCCGCAGGTGGAGCGCATCTTCGTCAACGCCGCCATCAAGAAGGCGCTGTGCCGGGAAGCCAAGGGCGATCGAAGCTGGCTGTCCAAGGTGCGCCCGATGTACGGACACGATTATCATTTTCATGTCCGCATGAAATGTCCGCCAGGCAGCACCAATTGCGAAGCGCAGCCGCCGCCAAACGAGAGCGAAGGATGCAGCGCCGGCGATCTCGCCTACTGGTTCAGCGACGCCGTGCTGCATCCCAAGTCGCCGGTGACGCCGCCGAAGCCGAAGCCGCCAATGACGCTGGCGGATCTGCCTGCCGAATGCCGGCAGGTTCTGCTCGCGCCGTAG
- a CDS encoding HPr family phosphocarrier protein, translating into MSSAPDEQTAQPGVIVRELPIINKRGLHARASAKFVQMAEKFDAELTVTRNGETVGGTSIMGLMMLSAGIGTSITVTASGREAKAAIDAITELLANKFGEEEAG; encoded by the coding sequence ATGAGCTCAGCGCCGGACGAGCAGACAGCGCAGCCCGGCGTTATCGTCCGTGAACTTCCCATCATCAATAAACGCGGCCTTCATGCGCGCGCCTCTGCGAAGTTCGTACAGATGGCGGAAAAGTTCGACGCCGAACTGACCGTGACGCGAAACGGCGAGACCGTCGGCGGCACCTCAATCATGGGGCTGATGATGCTCTCCGCCGGTATAGGCACCTCGATCACTGTGACCGCGAGCGGCCGCGAAGCCAAAGCCGCGATCGACGCCATCACCGAACTGCTCGCCAATAAATTCGGCGAAGAAGAAGCGGGCTGA
- a CDS encoding EAL domain-containing protein: MPTHRPKARNRIVKAKLARGKLAVRRPKAAPKLLTRRRKVSEISEIVRTRAEAEAAIADAQKSDARLREAIDILPQGIVFLDADGRYILWNKKYAEIYSKSADLFKHGAKLRDTLKVGVARGDYPEAIGHEEEWINERLDKMYHPGHAHEQVLADGRCILIDERLTSDGGVIGLRVDITDLKEREASFRLLFDGNPVPMIVCAQDSERIIGVNDAAIAHYGYAREHFEKLKISDVQAFDQETPWTGDQSTEERAARTWKHVKADGSLIDVAIYSRLLVFEGKPSVLLALMDITERKRAEARLAFMAQHDGLTGLPNRILLRQRLDELLAHTRRSGDKVAVLFLDLDNFKAINDTLGHAIGDKLLKGVTKRLRSSLREEDAIARLGSDEFAVVQAGVTRPEEVAMLARRLIAAISEPYLFDGHTIVSGASIGIAIAPGDGDDAEKLLKNADMALSRAKSEGLGTFSFFEAEMDARAQARRRIEIDLRAAIENSVLQPHYQPLVDLKSGQITGFEALVRWPHAERGMISPAEFIPVAEETGLINAVGGLMLRRACMDAAQWPDDVRVAVNLSPLQFRVGNLLSVVMDALKASGLSPKRLELEITETLLLDKSDQVLATLHALRALGVRISMDDFGTGYSSLSYLRSFPFDKIKIDQSFVRDLGSNQDAQAIVRSIISLGMGLGVTITAEGVETEAELSCLRAEGCHEGQGFLFSRARPNAEITQLLLAQRNAREERATMVA, encoded by the coding sequence ATGCCGACACATCGGCCAAAAGCAAGAAACAGGATCGTCAAGGCGAAGCTGGCGCGGGGGAAGTTGGCGGTTCGCCGGCCGAAAGCCGCGCCGAAATTGCTGACCAGACGGCGCAAGGTTTCCGAAATCAGCGAGATCGTGCGCACGCGCGCCGAAGCCGAGGCGGCGATCGCGGACGCCCAGAAGTCGGACGCGCGGCTGCGCGAAGCCATCGATATCCTTCCGCAGGGCATCGTGTTTCTCGATGCCGACGGCCGCTACATCCTCTGGAACAAGAAGTACGCGGAGATCTATTCAAAGAGCGCGGATCTGTTCAAGCATGGCGCGAAGCTGCGCGACACGCTGAAAGTCGGCGTCGCCCGCGGCGATTATCCCGAAGCCATCGGCCACGAAGAGGAGTGGATCAACGAGCGCCTGGATAAAATGTATCATCCGGGCCACGCCCATGAGCAAGTCTTGGCCGACGGCCGCTGCATCCTGATTGATGAACGCCTGACCAGCGACGGCGGCGTGATCGGCCTGCGCGTCGACATCACCGATCTGAAGGAGCGCGAAGCCTCGTTCCGGCTGCTGTTCGACGGCAATCCGGTCCCGATGATCGTCTGCGCCCAGGACAGCGAGCGGATCATCGGCGTCAACGATGCCGCCATCGCGCACTACGGTTACGCGCGCGAGCATTTCGAGAAGCTGAAGATTTCGGACGTTCAGGCGTTCGATCAGGAAACGCCGTGGACCGGCGACCAGAGCACCGAGGAGCGCGCCGCGCGGACCTGGAAACACGTCAAGGCCGACGGCTCGCTGATCGATGTCGCGATCTATTCCCGCCTGCTGGTGTTCGAAGGCAAGCCCTCGGTCCTGCTGGCACTGATGGACATCACCGAGCGCAAGCGCGCCGAGGCGCGGCTCGCCTTCATGGCGCAGCACGACGGCCTCACCGGATTGCCGAACCGCATCCTGCTGCGGCAGCGGCTCGACGAATTGCTGGCGCACACCCGGCGCAGCGGCGACAAGGTCGCGGTGCTGTTCCTCGACCTCGACAACTTCAAGGCCATCAACGATACGCTGGGCCACGCGATCGGCGACAAGCTCTTGAAGGGCGTGACCAAACGGCTGCGCTCGTCGCTGCGCGAGGAGGACGCCATCGCGCGTCTCGGCTCCGATGAATTCGCCGTGGTGCAGGCCGGAGTCACGCGGCCGGAAGAGGTCGCCATGCTGGCGCGCCGGCTGATCGCGGCGATCAGCGAGCCCTATCTGTTCGACGGCCATACCATCGTCAGCGGCGCCAGCATCGGCATCGCCATCGCGCCCGGCGACGGCGATGACGCCGAGAAACTGCTCAAGAACGCCGACATGGCGCTGTCGCGGGCCAAGAGCGAAGGGCTCGGCACCTTCAGCTTCTTCGAGGCGGAAATGGACGCCCGCGCCCAGGCGCGCCGGCGCATCGAAATCGATCTGCGCGCCGCCATCGAGAACAGCGTGCTGCAGCCGCATTACCAGCCGCTGGTCGATCTCAAGAGCGGACAGATCACGGGCTTCGAGGCGCTGGTGCGCTGGCCGCACGCCGAGCGCGGCATGATTTCGCCGGCGGAGTTCATTCCGGTCGCCGAAGAAACCGGCCTCATCAACGCGGTCGGCGGCCTGATGCTGCGGCGCGCCTGCATGGACGCGGCGCAGTGGCCGGATGACGTGCGCGTCGCGGTCAACCTGTCGCCGCTGCAATTCCGCGTCGGCAACCTCTTGTCCGTGGTGATGGACGCGCTGAAAGCATCGGGCCTGTCGCCGAAACGGCTTGAACTGGAGATCACCGAAACCCTGCTGCTCGACAAGAGCGACCAGGTGCTGGCGACGCTGCACGCGCTGCGCGCGCTCGGGGTGCGGATTTCGATGGACGATTTCGGCACCGGCTATTCGTCGCTGAGCTACCTGCGCAGCTTCCCGTTCGACAAGATCAAGATCGACCAGTCGTTCGTGCGCGACCTCGGCTCCAACCAGGATGCGCAGGCCATCGTCCGCTCGATCATCAGCCTCGGCATGGGACTTGGCGTGACCATCACGGCGGAAGGCGTCGAGACCGAAGCCGAGCTGAGCTGCCTGCGCGCGGAAGGCTGTCACGAAGGTCAGGGTTTTCTGTTCAGCCGGGCGCGGCCGAACGCCGAGATCACCCAGCTTTTGCTGGCGCAACGCAACGCACGCGAAGAGCGGGCGACGATGGTGGCCTGA
- the modB gene encoding molybdate ABC transporter permease subunit — MSEISAEEWTAILLSLRVASIATLVATPLGIAVAWLLARHNFWGKAALDALIYLPLVLPPVVTGYLLLLTFGRKGLVGGWLADHLGIVFAFRWTGAALACGVMSFPLLVRPIRLSIEAVDRKLEQAASTLGAAPWRVFLTVTLPLALPGIVAGMVLGFAKAIGEFGATITFVSNIPGETQTISAAIYSLTQTPNGDAAALRLVMVSIAIAMIALIASEVLARRATQRLHGY, encoded by the coding sequence GTGTCCGAAATTTCCGCTGAAGAATGGACGGCGATCCTGCTCTCGTTGCGGGTCGCCTCCATTGCCACGCTGGTCGCCACGCCGCTCGGCATCGCCGTGGCGTGGCTGCTGGCGCGGCATAATTTCTGGGGCAAGGCTGCGCTTGACGCGTTGATCTATCTGCCACTGGTGCTGCCTCCGGTCGTGACGGGCTATCTGCTGCTGCTGACATTCGGCCGCAAGGGCCTGGTCGGCGGCTGGCTTGCCGATCACCTCGGCATCGTGTTCGCGTTCCGCTGGACCGGCGCGGCGCTGGCCTGCGGCGTGATGTCGTTCCCGCTGCTGGTGCGGCCGATCCGCCTCTCCATCGAAGCGGTGGATCGCAAACTGGAACAGGCGGCGAGCACGCTCGGTGCGGCGCCCTGGCGCGTCTTCCTCACCGTCACGCTGCCTCTGGCCCTGCCGGGAATCGTCGCCGGCATGGTGCTCGGCTTCGCCAAGGCCATCGGGGAATTCGGCGCGACGATTACCTTCGTCTCCAACATTCCCGGCGAGACCCAGACGATTTCGGCGGCGATCTATTCACTGACCCAGACGCCCAATGGCGACGCCGCCGCGCTACGCCTTGTGATGGTATCGATTGCGATCGCTATGATCGCGCTGATCGCCTCCGAAGTCCTGGCGCGCCGCGCCACGCAACGCCTGCACGGCTATTGA
- the lepA gene encoding translation elongation factor 4, with translation MTTAPISNIRNFSIVAHIDHGKSTLADRLIQTTGGLEAREMKEQVLDSMDIERERGITIKAQTVRLNYKAKDGKSYIFNLMDTPGHVDFAYEVSRSLAACEGSLLVVDASQGVEAQTLANVYHALDAGHEIVPVLNKIDLPAAEPEQVKQQIEDVIGIDASEAVMISAKTGLGIPDVLEAIVTRLPPPKGDRDATLKALLVDSWYDVYLGVVVLIRVVDGVMKKNSRIRMMGTGAAYDVERVGFFTPKMTQVDELGPGEIGFITAAIKEVADTRVGDTITDDRKPVTEMLPGFKPAVPVVFCGLFPVDADDFETLRAAMGKLRLNDASFSFEMETSAALGFGFRCGFLGLLHLEIIQERLSREFNLNLIATAPSVIYKMHLTDGQEIEIHNPIDMPDVVKIAEIHEPWIEATILTPDDYLGSVLKLCQERRGNQIELTYVGARAMVKYALPLNEVVFDFYDRLKSVSKGYASFDYHLTDYKPADLVKMQILVNNEPVDALSMLVHRTRAEGRGRAMVEKMKELIPPHMFVIPIQAAIGGKIIARETVRALRKDVTAKCYGGDISRKRKLLEKQKEGKKKMRQFGKVDIPQEAFIAALKVDS, from the coding sequence ATGACAACTGCCCCTATTTCCAACATCCGCAACTTCTCCATCGTCGCCCATATCGACCATGGCAAATCGACGCTGGCCGACCGCCTGATCCAGACCACCGGCGGGCTGGAGGCGCGCGAGATGAAGGAACAGGTGCTCGATTCGATGGACATCGAGCGCGAGCGCGGCATCACCATCAAGGCGCAGACCGTCCGCCTCAATTACAAGGCGAAGGACGGCAAGAGCTACATCTTCAACCTGATGGACACGCCGGGCCACGTCGACTTCGCCTACGAAGTCTCGCGCTCGCTGGCGGCCTGCGAAGGCTCGCTGCTGGTGGTGGACGCGTCGCAGGGCGTGGAAGCCCAGACGCTTGCCAACGTTTATCACGCGCTCGACGCCGGTCACGAGATCGTGCCAGTGCTCAACAAGATCGACCTGCCCGCCGCCGAACCCGAGCAGGTCAAGCAGCAGATCGAAGACGTGATCGGCATCGACGCCTCCGAGGCGGTGATGATCTCGGCGAAGACGGGTCTCGGGATTCCCGACGTGCTGGAAGCCATCGTCACCCGCCTGCCGCCGCCGAAGGGCGACCGCGACGCGACGCTGAAGGCACTGCTGGTCGATAGCTGGTACGACGTCTATCTCGGCGTCGTGGTTCTCATCCGCGTCGTCGACGGCGTGATGAAAAAGAATTCCCGCATCCGCATGATGGGCACCGGCGCGGCCTACGACGTCGAGCGCGTCGGCTTTTTCACGCCGAAGATGACGCAGGTCGACGAACTCGGCCCCGGCGAAATCGGCTTCATCACCGCGGCGATCAAGGAAGTTGCCGATACCCGCGTCGGCGACACCATCACCGACGACCGCAAGCCGGTCACCGAGATGCTGCCGGGCTTCAAGCCCGCGGTGCCGGTGGTGTTCTGCGGACTTTTTCCTGTCGATGCCGACGACTTCGAGACGCTGCGCGCGGCGATGGGCAAACTGCGCCTGAACGACGCAAGCTTCTCATTCGAGATGGAGACCAGCGCTGCATTAGGTTTTGGCTTCCGCTGCGGCTTCCTCGGCCTCTTGCATCTGGAAATCATCCAGGAGCGGCTCTCCCGCGAGTTCAATCTCAACCTGATCGCCACCGCGCCGTCGGTCATTTACAAGATGCACCTCACCGACGGGCAGGAGATCGAGATTCACAATCCGATCGACATGCCGGACGTGGTGAAGATCGCCGAGATTCACGAGCCGTGGATCGAGGCCACCATCCTCACCCCGGACGACTATCTCGGCAGCGTGCTGAAGCTGTGTCAGGAGCGCCGCGGCAACCAGATCGAGCTGACCTATGTCGGCGCCCGCGCCATGGTGAAATACGCGCTGCCGCTCAACGAAGTGGTGTTCGACTTCTACGATCGGCTGAAGTCGGTTTCAAAGGGCTACGCCTCGTTCGACTATCACCTCACCGACTACAAGCCAGCCGATCTGGTGAAGATGCAGATCCTCGTCAACAACGAGCCGGTGGACGCGCTCTCGATGCTGGTGCACCGGACTCGCGCCGAAGGCCGCGGCCGCGCCATGGTCGAGAAGATGAAGGAGCTGATCCCGCCGCATATGTTCGTGATTCCGATCCAGGCGGCGATCGGCGGCAAGATCATCGCCCGCGAAACAGTGCGCGCACTGCGCAAGGACGTCACCGCGAAGTGCTACGGCGGCGACATCAGCCGCAAGCGCAAACTTCTGGAGAAGCAGAAGGAAGGCAAGAAGAAGATGCGGCAGTTCGGCAAGGTCGACATCCCGCAGGAAGCGTTCATTGCCGCGCTGAAGGTGGATAGCTGA
- a CDS encoding glycosyltransferase family 39 protein: MSEVSSTQTGRRTGKNPGPRTGLRSRQKARLRHVPVTRRVAAWIAAAAHDPSTSLKFVIGFAVAHTLLWTIILTALKSAQDIHMDVAEAYAWGQKFLLGYGKHPPLAGWVAGVWFRIFPVTDWATYALAMTVTGIGLVICWLIAVRVVDHRRAMFSVAMLALYPVFTFKGFKYNPDLLQLVTLPLFVLAYLNAFEKRDVRSGIWLGLAAALALMTKYWVLTMIGAVGLAALIHPDRMRFLRSPAPWVAFVACFVGMLPHLWWLKQADFLPLIYADDVYGGRTFGTTLRLASVYLAHNIGLLLIPVAFAAIGLAWKLQWWKSIRRKGLAREFMDSVKRPWMRGPNPGVYLTQARNIWIIQIIVGLLPPIAAVVFGIYMKTDWGISLFFLVPLALVAIPALRVTQMALIRLMVMWLGFTLIMLLVSPIIAAQTVRRDGDAGVPFTPKSEFALQLTEAWRARFNTRWAVVAGTTEIGEPLTFYSPDHPAPFTPREIWASGLTSLEEAMRLGFIGICDSRDNLIHVCEKWMNDTVPNAERVDLTSRRYFHGKAGPAVKWKIWIKGPEKPDDDEK, translated from the coding sequence ATGTCAGAGGTTTCATCGACGCAGACCGGGCGCCGAACCGGAAAAAATCCCGGCCCGCGCACCGGATTGCGCTCCCGGCAGAAGGCGCGGCTGCGCCATGTCCCCGTCACCCGCCGCGTGGCGGCGTGGATCGCAGCGGCGGCGCACGATCCGAGCACCTCGCTCAAATTCGTCATCGGTTTCGCCGTCGCCCATACGCTGCTCTGGACCATCATCCTCACCGCGCTGAAGAGCGCGCAGGACATCCACATGGATGTCGCCGAGGCCTACGCCTGGGGCCAGAAATTCCTGCTCGGCTACGGCAAGCATCCGCCGCTGGCCGGCTGGGTCGCGGGCGTCTGGTTCAGAATCTTCCCCGTCACCGACTGGGCCACTTATGCGCTGGCGATGACGGTGACGGGCATCGGGCTGGTGATCTGCTGGCTGATCGCGGTGCGCGTGGTCGATCACCGCCGGGCGATGTTTTCGGTGGCGATGCTGGCGCTCTATCCGGTCTTCACCTTCAAGGGCTTCAAGTACAATCCCGACCTGCTGCAGCTCGTCACGCTGCCCCTGTTCGTGCTGGCCTATCTGAACGCGTTCGAGAAACGCGACGTGCGCTCCGGCATCTGGCTCGGCCTCGCGGCGGCACTGGCGCTGATGACGAAATACTGGGTGCTGACCATGATCGGCGCGGTCGGTCTCGCGGCGCTGATTCATCCGGACCGGATGCGATTCCTGCGCTCGCCCGCGCCATGGGTGGCATTCGTGGCATGCTTCGTCGGGATGCTGCCGCATCTGTGGTGGCTGAAGCAGGCGGATTTCCTGCCGCTGATCTATGCCGACGATGTCTATGGCGGGCGGACCTTTGGCACCACGCTGCGGCTGGCGTCGGTCTATCTGGCGCACAACATCGGGTTGCTGCTGATCCCTGTCGCCTTCGCGGCGATCGGGCTGGCGTGGAAGCTGCAATGGTGGAAATCCATCCGCCGCAAGGGCCTTGCCCGCGAGTTCATGGACTCGGTGAAACGTCCGTGGATGCGCGGACCGAATCCCGGCGTGTATCTGACGCAGGCCCGCAACATCTGGATCATCCAGATCATTGTCGGTCTGCTGCCGCCGATCGCCGCGGTGGTGTTCGGCATCTACATGAAGACCGACTGGGGCATTTCGCTGTTCTTCCTGGTGCCGCTGGCGCTGGTCGCGATCCCCGCGCTGCGCGTGACGCAGATGGCGCTGATCCGGCTGATGGTGATGTGGCTGGGCTTCACGCTGATCATGCTGCTGGTCTCGCCGATCATCGCGGCGCAGACGGTGCGGCGCGACGGGGACGCCGGAGTGCCGTTCACGCCGAAGTCGGAATTCGCGCTGCAACTGACCGAAGCCTGGCGCGCGCGCTTCAACACCCGCTGGGCCGTGGTCGCAGGCACCACCGAAATCGGCGAGCCGCTGACGTTCTACAGTCCCGACCATCCTGCGCCGTTCACGCCGCGCGAGATCTGGGCCTCGGGCCTGACCAGCCTCGAGGAGGCGATGCGGCTGGGCTTCATCGGCATCTGCGATTCGAGGGACAACCTGATTCACGTGTGCGAGAAGTGGATGAACGACACCGTGCCGAACGCGGAGCGCGTCGATCTCACCTCGCGGCGCTATTTCCACGGCAAGGCAGGACCGGCGGTGAAATGGAAGATCTGGATCAAGGGTCCGGAAAAGCCGGACGATGACGAGAAGTGA
- a CDS encoding PTS sugar transporter subunit IIA encodes MIGLVLVTHGRLADEFKAALEHVMGPQKQIESITIGAEDDADLCRSDIIEAVKRVDSGDGVAILTDMFGGTPSNLAISCMSRPKVEVLAGINLPMLVKLAKVRDDKPLPDAIAAAQEAGRKYVTIASRVLAGK; translated from the coding sequence ATGATTGGTCTAGTACTGGTGACCCACGGGCGTCTTGCCGACGAGTTCAAGGCGGCGCTCGAGCATGTCATGGGTCCGCAAAAACAAATCGAATCGATCACGATTGGCGCCGAAGACGATGCCGATCTGTGTCGCAGCGATATCATTGAAGCCGTCAAGCGCGTGGACAGCGGCGACGGCGTCGCGATTCTCACCGACATGTTCGGCGGCACACCGTCGAACCTTGCGATCTCCTGCATGAGCCGGCCCAAGGTCGAAGTGCTCGCCGGCATCAATCTGCCGATGCTGGTTAAGCTCGCCAAGGTGCGCGACGACAAGCCGCTGCCGGACGCGATCGCCGCCGCGCAGGAAGCCGGCCGCAAGTACGTGACGATCGCCAGCCGGGTGCTCGCCGGAAAATGA
- the modA gene encoding molybdate ABC transporter substrate-binding protein translates to MTFMSRLLVMTALVCAPLFSITHAQDAKPAGAPPTVVQDKTITVFAAASMKNALDEANAAYTAKTGIKVVASYAASSALAKQLEQGAPADIFISADTDWMDYSAGKKTVSDPTRVNLLGNKIVLIAPKDSHVASVMIGQGFDLAKLAGDGRIATGDVKSVPVGKYAKAALEKLGSWQAAESKFAMAESVRAALALVARGEAPLGIVYETDAKVEPGVKIIGAFPADSHPAIIYPVAATTSAKPDATPYLAFLRSAAAKAIFEKYGFTFLIKPTA, encoded by the coding sequence ATGACCTTTATGTCCCGACTTCTTGTTATGACCGCGCTTGTCTGCGCGCCACTTTTTTCCATTACCCATGCTCAGGACGCCAAGCCTGCCGGTGCGCCGCCGACAGTCGTCCAGGACAAGACCATTACCGTGTTCGCCGCGGCATCCATGAAGAACGCGCTCGACGAAGCCAATGCCGCCTACACCGCGAAAACCGGCATCAAGGTGGTCGCAAGCTATGCCGCCAGCTCCGCACTGGCCAAGCAGCTCGAACAGGGCGCGCCGGCGGACATCTTCATCTCCGCCGACACCGACTGGATGGATTATTCCGCCGGCAAGAAGACCGTCAGCGATCCGACCCGCGTCAACCTGCTCGGCAACAAGATCGTGCTGATCGCGCCGAAGGATTCCCACGTTGCGAGCGTCATGATCGGACAGGGCTTCGATCTCGCCAAGCTCGCGGGCGACGGCAGGATCGCAACCGGCGACGTGAAGTCCGTGCCGGTCGGCAAATACGCCAAGGCGGCGCTGGAAAAGCTCGGTTCGTGGCAGGCGGCGGAATCGAAATTCGCGATGGCCGAGAGCGTCCGTGCCGCGCTGGCGCTGGTGGCGCGCGGTGAAGCGCCGCTCGGTATCGTCTACGAGACCGACGCCAAGGTCGAACCCGGCGTGAAGATCATCGGCGCCTTCCCGGCGGATTCGCATCCGGCGATCATCTATCCGGTCGCGGCGACCACAAGCGCGAAGCCGGACGCGACGCCTTATCTCGCATTCCTGCGCTCGGCGGCGGCGAAGGCGATTTTCGAAAAGTACGGCTTTACGTTCCTGATCAAGCCGACAGCCTGA
- a CDS encoding alpha/beta fold hydrolase — protein sequence MTIARRIAVATASIAFFHMALAAATAASIPAGPAGDAFYTPPSPLPNGPRGSVIWSRPLDGTMALPSAKKNTLVLYRSAGAKGGSVAVSGTLSIPQGEAPRGGWPVIVWTHGTIGLAPICAPSRDTDSGPEHDYVAVMRTLLDGFVKQGYAIVATDYEGLGTPGDQPYLQGVPTARNALDMLEAVRVIEPKIGKRYAVAGHSQGGQVDLFAAAIGPSYVPKFKLVGNVAFAPGSHIADRVKLVMTSAKTELSLPYVLYVLRSYAQADPKIDLKRILTPEALSHLPDLFQGCMTQSLTKGYWSTAIAKDQFVAKPDLRAFLKMTRQNEPGHLRIKAPTMIMQGTADITVPPTDTDSLARQLCAGGNRLEYRPVAGVDHDGSMVKGGADAVAYVDARFRGERAASNCRALPKAGK from the coding sequence ATGACCATCGCGCGTCGGATTGCTGTTGCGACTGCAAGCATCGCCTTTTTTCATATGGCGCTGGCCGCCGCGACGGCGGCGTCCATTCCCGCCGGGCCTGCGGGCGATGCGTTCTACACCCCGCCGTCGCCGCTGCCGAACGGGCCGCGCGGTTCGGTGATCTGGTCGCGTCCGCTCGACGGCACCATGGCATTGCCGAGCGCGAAGAAGAACACGCTGGTTCTCTATCGTTCGGCGGGCGCGAAGGGCGGCAGCGTCGCCGTCTCGGGCACCCTGTCGATTCCGCAGGGAGAAGCGCCGCGAGGCGGCTGGCCGGTGATCGTCTGGACCCATGGGACGATCGGGCTTGCGCCCATCTGCGCGCCGTCACGCGATACCGACAGCGGCCCGGAACACGACTATGTCGCCGTCATGCGCACGCTGCTTGATGGCTTCGTGAAGCAAGGTTACGCGATCGTCGCTACCGACTACGAAGGCCTCGGCACGCCGGGCGACCAGCCGTATCTGCAGGGCGTGCCGACCGCCCGCAACGCCCTCGACATGCTGGAAGCCGTGCGCGTGATCGAGCCGAAGATCGGCAAGCGCTATGCGGTGGCGGGCCACTCGCAGGGCGGGCAGGTCGATCTGTTCGCGGCGGCCATCGGGCCCTCTTATGTTCCGAAGTTCAAACTGGTCGGCAATGTCGCCTTCGCGCCCGGCTCGCATATTGCGGACCGTGTAAAGCTGGTGATGACGTCGGCGAAGACCGAGCTGTCGTTGCCTTACGTTCTCTACGTGCTCCGGTCCTATGCGCAAGCCGATCCGAAGATCGATCTCAAGCGCATTCTCACGCCTGAGGCGCTGTCGCATCTGCCGGACCTGTTCCAGGGCTGCATGACGCAATCGCTGACGAAGGGATACTGGTCGACCGCCATCGCGAAGGACCAGTTCGTCGCCAAGCCGGATCTGCGCGCGTTTCTCAAGATGACGCGGCAGAACGAGCCGGGCCATCTGCGCATCAAGGCGCCGACCATGATCATGCAGGGGACGGCCGACATCACTGTGCCGCCGACGGATACCGACAGTCTGGCGCGCCAGCTCTGCGCGGGCGGCAACAGGCTCGAGTACCGGCCGGTCGCCGGCGTAGACCACGACGGTTCGATGGTGAAGGGCGGAGCCGACGCGGTGGCTTATGTCGATGCCCGGTTCAGGGGCGAGAGGGCGGCGAGCAATTGCCGCGCGCTGCCAAAGGCGGGGAAGTAG